A window from Chelmon rostratus isolate fCheRos1 chromosome 13, fCheRos1.pri, whole genome shotgun sequence encodes these proteins:
- the LOC121615788 gene encoding activin receptor type-1C codes for MTRPGKQRFRAALIFLSVAQLTAGLKCVCQLCANHTCETTADGACWNSVMLIDGKEETVKSCLSPSEMKGQVFCYSSRNVSKRNCCFTDFCNNETLHLHPERPSEEPGWSSLQLAVVILVPSCLLCVGILLGVFVVQGHRCAYSRAHKQDPEEPLDDQMLMSPDRCLKDLIYDMSTSGSGSGLPLLVQRTIARTIVLQETIGKGRFGEVWRGKWRGEDVAVKIFSSRDERSWFREAEIYQTIMLRHENILGFIAADNKDNGSWTQLWLVSEYHEHGSLYDYLNRYTVSVEGMIILALSIASGLAHLHMEIIGTQGKPAIAHRDLKSKNVLVKKNGTAVIADLGLAVKHDSGSNTIDIPSNHRVGTKRYMAPEILDETINMHSFESFKRADIYSLGLVFWELARRCSVRGLQEDFQLPYYDLVPSDPTIEDMKKVVCEQKLRPNVPNQWQSCEALRVMGKLMRECWYANPSARLTALRVKKTVSQLSVIKDVKN; via the exons ATGACTCGTCCCGGGAAGCAGCGCTTTCGAGCGGCGCTGATCTTTCTGTCCGTCGCCCAGCTGACTGCAG gtctgaagtgtgtgtgccagctgtGTGCCAACCACACCTGCGAGACGACCGCGGACGGCGCCTGCTGGAACTCTGTGATGCTGATTGACGGGAAGGAGGAGACCGTCAAGTCCTGCCTGTCGCCCTCAGAGATGAAGGGCCAGGTCTTCTGCTACAGCTCCCGAAATGTCTCCAAGAGGAACTGCTGCTTCACCGACTTCTGCAACAATGAGACTCTGCACCTGCATCCAG agAGGCCCTCAGAAGAACCCGGCTGGAGCAGCCTGCAGCTGGCTGTGGTGATCCTGGTGCCCTCCTGCCTGTTGTGTGTGGGGATCCTGCTGGGTGTGTTCGTTGTGCAAGGCCACCGCTGTGCCTACAGCAGAGCCCATAAGCAGGACCCAGAGGAGCCTCTGGACGACCAGATGCTCATGTCACCTGACAGATGTCTCAAGGATCTGATCTATGACATGAGCACCTCTGGCTCTGGATCAG GTCTGCCACTGCTGGTCCAGAGGACTATAGCTCGGACCATAGTCCTGCAGGAGACCATTGGGAAGGGTCGGTTTGGGGAGGTGTGGCGGGGAAAGTGGCGAGGAGAGGATGTGGCGGTGAAGATCTTCTCCTCCAGGGACGAGAGGTCGTGGTTTCGTGAAGCTGAGATTTATCAGACAATCATGCTCAGACATGAGAACATCCTGGGCTTCATTGCTGCTGACAACAAAG ATAACGGCTCGTGGACTCAGCTCTGGTTGGTGTCAGAGTACCATGAGCACGGCTCCCTGTATGACTACCTGAACAggtacacagtctctgtggaAGGCATGATCATCCTGGCTTTGTCTATAGCCAGTGGCCTGGCTCATCTCCACATGGAAATCATTGGCACGCAGG GGAAACCTGCCATTGCTCACAGAGACCTCAAGTCTAAAAACGTGCTGGTTAAGAAGAACGGCACAGCAGTCATCGCAGATTTGGGTTTGGCTGTGAAACACGACTCCGGCAGCAACACCATCGACATCCCGTCCAACCACAGAGTGGGGACCAAGAG GTACATGGCCCCGGAAATCCTGGACGAGACGATCAATATGCACAGCTTTGAGTCATTCAAGCGGGCGGATATCTACTCGCTGGGCTTAGTGTTCTGGGAACTGGCCCGAAGATGCTCTGTTCGGG GACTTCAAGAAGATTTCCAGCTGCCTTATTATGACCTAGTGCCTTCTGATCCGACCATCGAGGACATGAAGAAGGTGGTGTGTGAGCAGAAACTCAGACCCAATGTTCCCAACCAGTGGCAGAGCTGTGAG GCTCTGCGTGTGATGGGTAAGCTGATGAGAGAGTGCTGGTACGCCAACCCTTCTGCTCGACTCACTGCTCTGCGGGTCAAGAAAACTGTGTctcagctgtctgtcatcaAGGACGTCAAAAATTAG